One window from the genome of Sphaerotilus microaerophilus encodes:
- a CDS encoding diguanylate cyclase has protein sequence MQRFTTDDVLASAQARIGSLTGEALAAALVELAWHLRQRDTQRALDLAAQAEACLPTQASGPTRARLQLVRAEGAWLLGDLDAAERWLGQARGDAPADAAVQGDADWLDASLVNDRGRYDQREVAIARSGERATAAGDAERADLARLALQCFDAFGDPGAALSEHGDAVRARLDDPRPAVAALAHSFMHHGLAAVGRYAEAITHGLHAAELALQTGQVRRALIDTTNAATVYLDLNDVDAALALLNENLVRARATGWPQTTGVTLANVALAMFKAGRHAMAVEVADEALAVLAGSRHAKPWYIAAQARATIAIDQGDWATARRLCKTILAAPMQGDMIEMRRFASQALAEALLGQGEVSAAHDHAAQALDLAIHSGDLTAQIDAHRVLARIARRSHAHTQPGALESLQRALEIAENHPDITLPPALLDELAAEQQQAGRFEGACATWQRAVAARDAQGRHDASRRAVALEVRFKTERALADAQRQRELAEAESRRAEELAQVNDRLRGALAELEAAQGLLTRRNAELREAYAAMKDLSLTDPLTGLRNRRFLSQTIDQDIAHTVRQHETRALRAQQGEARADARSNGRPDLLFFLVDLDHFKAVNDTHGHAAGDEVLRQFKDRLQAVFRDSDHIVRWGGEEFLVVARGSRRECAAALAQRLCRHVAEQPFVLPGGGALTQTCSIGYAPFPPDPLQPREADWVSVVERADQRLYQAKAAGRNRWVGEPGDRIDHPDCTG, from the coding sequence GTGCAGCGATTTACCACCGACGACGTGCTTGCATCCGCACAGGCCCGGATCGGGAGCCTGACGGGTGAGGCGCTGGCCGCTGCCCTGGTGGAACTGGCCTGGCACCTGCGCCAGCGCGATACGCAGCGCGCCCTGGACCTGGCGGCCCAGGCCGAGGCCTGCCTGCCGACGCAGGCCAGCGGCCCGACGCGCGCCCGGCTGCAGCTGGTGCGCGCCGAAGGCGCGTGGCTGCTGGGTGACCTGGACGCCGCCGAGCGCTGGCTCGGCCAGGCGCGCGGCGACGCCCCCGCCGATGCCGCGGTGCAGGGCGATGCCGACTGGCTCGATGCCTCGCTGGTCAATGACCGCGGCCGCTACGACCAGCGCGAAGTGGCCATCGCACGCTCCGGCGAGCGCGCCACGGCGGCGGGTGATGCCGAACGGGCCGACCTGGCCCGGCTGGCGCTGCAGTGCTTCGACGCGTTCGGCGACCCCGGCGCAGCCCTGTCCGAACACGGTGACGCCGTGCGGGCCCGGCTGGACGACCCCCGACCGGCCGTCGCCGCACTGGCGCACAGCTTCATGCACCACGGGCTGGCGGCGGTGGGGCGCTATGCCGAGGCCATCACCCACGGCCTGCATGCCGCGGAGCTGGCGCTGCAGACCGGGCAGGTGCGGCGCGCCCTGATCGACACCACCAACGCCGCGACGGTCTACCTGGACCTGAACGACGTCGATGCCGCGCTCGCCCTGCTGAACGAGAACCTGGTGCGCGCCCGGGCCACCGGCTGGCCACAGACCACCGGGGTCACCCTGGCCAATGTCGCGCTGGCGATGTTCAAGGCCGGCCGACACGCGATGGCCGTCGAGGTGGCCGACGAGGCGCTCGCCGTGCTCGCGGGCAGCCGGCATGCCAAGCCCTGGTACATCGCCGCCCAGGCACGCGCCACCATCGCGATCGACCAGGGCGACTGGGCCACCGCCCGCCGCCTGTGCAAGACCATCCTGGCCGCGCCGATGCAGGGCGACATGATCGAGATGCGCCGCTTCGCCAGCCAGGCACTGGCCGAGGCGCTGCTGGGCCAGGGCGAGGTCAGCGCGGCACACGACCATGCGGCCCAGGCGCTCGACCTGGCGATCCACAGCGGCGACCTGACCGCGCAGATCGATGCGCACCGGGTGCTGGCGCGCATCGCCCGGCGCAGCCATGCGCACACGCAGCCAGGCGCGCTGGAGTCGCTGCAGCGGGCGCTGGAGATCGCCGAGAACCACCCGGACATCACCCTGCCGCCGGCCCTGCTCGACGAGCTGGCCGCCGAGCAGCAGCAGGCAGGGCGGTTCGAGGGCGCCTGCGCGACCTGGCAGCGCGCCGTGGCCGCCCGCGACGCGCAGGGCCGGCACGACGCCAGCCGGCGTGCCGTGGCGCTGGAGGTGCGTTTCAAGACCGAGCGCGCCCTGGCCGACGCCCAGCGCCAGCGCGAGCTGGCCGAGGCCGAGTCCCGCCGGGCCGAGGAGCTGGCCCAGGTGAACGACCGCCTGCGGGGCGCATTGGCCGAGCTGGAGGCCGCGCAGGGCCTGCTCACCCGGCGCAACGCCGAGTTGCGCGAGGCCTACGCGGCGATGAAGGACCTCAGCCTCACCGACCCGCTCACCGGCCTGCGCAACCGCCGCTTCCTCAGCCAGACCATCGACCAGGACATCGCCCACACGGTGCGGCAGCACGAGACCCGCGCGCTGCGCGCCCAACAGGGCGAGGCGCGCGCCGATGCCCGCTCGAACGGCCGTCCCGACCTGCTGTTCTTCCTGGTCGACCTGGACCACTTCAAGGCCGTCAACGACACGCACGGCCACGCTGCGGGCGACGAGGTGCTGCGCCAGTTCAAGGACCGGCTGCAGGCGGTGTTCCGCGACTCGGACCACATCGTGCGCTGGGGTGGCGAGGAGTTCCTCGTCGTCGCCCGCGGCAGCCGGCGCGAGTGTGCCGCCGCGCTGGCGCAGCGGCTGTGCCGGCACGTCGCCGAGCAGCCCTTCGTCCTGCCTGGTGGCGGCGCCCTGACGCAGACCTGCTCGATCGGCTACGCGCCCTTCCCGCCCGACCCGCTGCAGCCGCGCGAGGCCGACTGGGTCAGCGTGGTCGAGCGCGCCGACCAGCGCCTGTACCAGGCCAAGGCCGCCGGGCGCAACCGCTGGGTGGGCGAGCCCGGCGACCGCATCGACCACCCGGACTGCACCGGCTGA
- a CDS encoding SNF2-related protein: protein MPTASSRRPRTPPAAAPIESVPTPAAAPAPARRRKPAAAAAVAAAPAAAPVTAPAVDPAPTAARKKTRPSTPVAPAPIEPPTAPPATPARTARKAAVKTATKRVPKAAAQAAEPPATMPAEQPTVKATEPAAGKKTAKAAAKTAAKTAAKPVAKPIAKKAARQAEAQDAAPPAAPKSAAKKALKAAAAPVAAPAPEQPPAKKAASKKTAPKPRAAAKAPAEAATPAVVETLVPAVPVAAEAATPARAPAKRRSRAAADIPATPTEPAAPAVPPTAPAPKPSRRGKAPATDSTAATDTPTPAKPASRRRRGQKVGSASADDQATAAVTGTPAVEVPLASTPASAAATAAAVDVPATDSTAETAAPPGEGPPADEAAPRGRRRRRRGRSDRAAAETAEATGIEPGADQPPVEADVAIQAPAAERAVASEPPAEPAAIELAPPAPPALPPRPVLALADPARFTCEALDPGALWGRHRVTDRQTGAVHELLLRGLGEGAGEGENHCSCADFAASDHGRCPHLDTRLATLLDGGPDAQAAYAAHAALLQGAQPPHSEVHLRYGAERHIAWRPGSSCPDELRSLAAAALDAQGHLGRSAAATVQQLVQRAAELGHRLQVEPAVWAQLGEAHDAQRRVMALEAAYPAGPADPSLLQGLLRQPLAPHQVEAALLAACAGRCVLADEPGLGKIAQVLATLALQRRHFGAERLLVAAPTEWLRRWQRAIGRWTSLAVRLGLDELATSSEPVLRLVSLDELLRQADAVAAWAPDVLVIDEGPLAPPPWLGDSAAALQRLNPGATLVVLRRPAEARPDAVAALVRWLDPLRLGPTRRLLEAHAGPAPDAAAGASVQDWHDLDRLGDTLLPLLLRRRRAPLAAGATPEPHPADDDVHTLALTTGQAARHQAQRERAARLVARWERVGDLASREQRELLAAVRGMSQACVAVADDIGAAGNGAASAAGEGPDPKAAALLALIDEVSAQAPDTQLVVFSQWPAALAALGQALAQRGIGSLAFQAELSDAALADAAAHFRADARCRVALVADEVLPRLQLEHAHAGVVHLDRPWLPRRLAERLASVLPRSGTDASAGAATGPGAEASVPVLHLIAEASIEEALLDAQTTAAALGMAPSGAALASLLAQPDGGAFLTGAALAALVQQVRELLRGI from the coding sequence ATGCCCACCGCCTCCTCGCGCCGCCCCCGCACCCCGCCGGCCGCCGCGCCGATCGAATCCGTTCCGACCCCCGCCGCTGCACCGGCCCCTGCCCGCCGCCGCAAGCCGGCCGCCGCGGCAGCGGTGGCCGCTGCGCCTGCTGCTGCGCCTGTCACGGCCCCTGCGGTCGACCCCGCCCCCACTGCGGCACGGAAGAAGACCCGCCCAAGCACCCCGGTGGCGCCGGCGCCGATCGAGCCGCCCACCGCGCCACCGGCCACTCCCGCACGGACGGCCAGGAAAGCGGCGGTAAAAACGGCAACGAAGCGCGTGCCAAAGGCCGCCGCACAGGCTGCGGAGCCGCCGGCCACGATGCCGGCCGAGCAACCCACCGTGAAGGCAACCGAACCGGCAGCCGGCAAGAAGACAGCCAAGGCGGCAGCGAAAACAGCGGCAAAGACGGCCGCCAAGCCGGTCGCCAAACCGATCGCGAAGAAGGCTGCCAGGCAGGCCGAGGCACAGGACGCCGCCCCACCCGCTGCCCCGAAGAGCGCCGCCAAGAAGGCGCTGAAGGCAGCGGCGGCACCCGTCGCCGCTCCGGCACCGGAACAGCCTCCGGCCAAGAAGGCAGCCAGCAAGAAGACCGCACCGAAGCCGCGTGCTGCCGCCAAGGCCCCGGCCGAGGCCGCCACCCCTGCGGTGGTCGAGACGCTTGTGCCTGCCGTGCCGGTGGCGGCCGAAGCCGCTACACCCGCACGAGCGCCCGCCAAGCGCCGCTCGCGCGCGGCCGCCGACATTCCGGCCACGCCCACCGAACCCGCCGCACCGGCCGTGCCGCCCACCGCGCCGGCCCCCAAGCCGTCGCGCCGGGGCAAGGCCCCCGCGACCGACAGCACAGCCGCAACCGACACCCCGACGCCCGCCAAGCCGGCCAGCCGCCGTCGCCGCGGCCAGAAGGTGGGGTCCGCCTCCGCCGATGACCAGGCCACTGCGGCCGTGACCGGGACCCCGGCCGTCGAGGTCCCGCTCGCTTCCACCCCTGCATCCGCCGCCGCAACGGCCGCGGCGGTCGACGTACCTGCGACCGACAGCACAGCCGAAACCGCCGCCCCTCCGGGCGAAGGCCCCCCTGCCGACGAGGCGGCGCCGCGCGGGCGCCGGCGCCGCCGCCGCGGGCGCTCGGATCGCGCTGCGGCCGAGACGGCCGAGGCCACCGGCATCGAGCCCGGGGCGGACCAACCGCCGGTCGAGGCCGACGTCGCCATCCAGGCGCCTGCCGCCGAACGGGCGGTGGCCTCGGAGCCGCCCGCCGAGCCCGCCGCCATCGAACTGGCCCCGCCGGCCCCCCCCGCCCTGCCCCCGCGGCCCGTGCTGGCGCTGGCCGACCCGGCCCGCTTCACCTGCGAGGCGCTGGATCCCGGAGCACTGTGGGGCCGCCACCGCGTCACCGACCGCCAGACCGGCGCGGTGCACGAACTGCTGCTGCGCGGCCTGGGCGAAGGCGCTGGCGAGGGTGAAAACCACTGCAGCTGTGCCGACTTTGCCGCCAGCGACCACGGCCGCTGCCCGCACCTCGACACCCGGCTGGCCACCCTGCTCGATGGCGGGCCTGATGCCCAAGCAGCCTATGCCGCCCATGCCGCCCTGCTGCAGGGCGCGCAGCCGCCGCACAGCGAGGTGCACCTGCGCTACGGCGCCGAGCGCCACATCGCCTGGCGCCCCGGCAGCAGCTGCCCGGACGAGCTGCGCAGCCTGGCCGCGGCGGCCCTCGATGCGCAGGGCCACCTCGGCCGCAGCGCTGCGGCGACCGTGCAGCAACTGGTGCAGCGCGCGGCCGAGCTGGGCCACCGCCTGCAGGTCGAGCCGGCCGTCTGGGCCCAGCTGGGCGAGGCCCACGATGCCCAGCGCCGCGTGATGGCCCTGGAAGCCGCCTACCCGGCCGGCCCGGCCGATCCCTCGCTGCTGCAGGGCCTGCTGCGCCAGCCGCTGGCGCCGCACCAGGTCGAGGCCGCACTGCTGGCCGCCTGCGCCGGCCGCTGCGTGCTGGCCGACGAGCCCGGCCTGGGCAAGATCGCCCAGGTGCTGGCCACGCTGGCGCTGCAGCGCCGCCACTTCGGTGCCGAGCGCCTGCTGGTCGCCGCGCCCACCGAGTGGCTGCGCCGCTGGCAGCGCGCCATCGGTCGCTGGACCTCGCTGGCCGTGCGCCTGGGGCTGGACGAGCTGGCCACCTCGTCGGAGCCGGTGCTGCGTCTGGTCAGCCTGGACGAGCTGCTGCGCCAGGCTGACGCCGTGGCCGCCTGGGCGCCGGACGTGCTGGTGATCGACGAAGGCCCGCTGGCCCCCCCGCCCTGGCTGGGCGACTCCGCCGCCGCGCTGCAGCGGCTGAACCCCGGCGCCACCCTGGTCGTGCTGCGCCGCCCGGCCGAAGCACGGCCCGACGCCGTGGCGGCGCTGGTGCGCTGGCTCGACCCGCTGCGCCTGGGGCCCACCCGCCGCCTGCTGGAGGCCCACGCCGGCCCGGCACCTGACGCTGCAGCGGGCGCGTCCGTGCAGGATTGGCATGACCTCGACCGCCTCGGCGACACCCTGCTGCCGCTGCTGCTGCGCCGTCGCCGTGCCCCGCTGGCCGCGGGTGCCACACCCGAGCCGCACCCGGCCGATGACGACGTCCACACCCTGGCGCTGACCACTGGCCAGGCGGCGCGCCACCAGGCCCAGCGTGAACGTGCTGCCCGCCTGGTCGCCCGCTGGGAACGCGTGGGCGACCTCGCCAGCCGAGAGCAGCGTGAGCTGCTGGCCGCTGTGCGGGGCATGAGCCAGGCCTGCGTGGCCGTGGCCGACGACATCGGCGCTGCGGGCAACGGTGCAGCCAGCGCTGCGGGCGAAGGCCCCGACCCGAAGGCCGCGGCCCTGCTGGCGCTGATCGACGAGGTGTCCGCACAGGCACCGGACACGCAGCTGGTGGTGTTCAGCCAGTGGCCGGCCGCCCTGGCAGCGCTGGGCCAGGCGCTGGCGCAACGTGGCATTGGCAGCCTGGCCTTCCAGGCCGAGCTGAGCGATGCGGCGCTGGCCGATGCCGCAGCCCATTTCCGCGCCGATGCGCGCTGCCGCGTCGCGCTGGTGGCCGATGAGGTGCTGCCGCGCCTTCAGCTGGAGCACGCCCATGCCGGCGTGGTGCACCTGGACCGCCCCTGGCTGCCGCGCCGGCTGGCCGAGCGCCTGGCCAGCGTGCTGCCCCGTTCGGGCACCGACGCCTCGGCCGGGGCCGCGACCGGGCCTGGTGCCGAAGCCAGCGTGCCGGTGCTGCACCTGATCGCCGAGGCGAGCATCGAGGAGGCCCTGCTGGACGCGCAGACCACCGCCGCGGCGCTGGGCATGGCCCCGTCCGGTGCGGCGCTGGCCAGCCTGCTGGCGCAGCCGGACGGTGGCGCCTTCCTGACCGGTGCGGCCCTGGCGGCGCTGGTGCAGCAGGTGCGCGAGCTGCTGCGGGGGATATGA
- a CDS encoding 3'-5' exonuclease, which yields MSAPRPPGTPDQAPGSSPGAETIAVIDFETTGMTPAQGARATEIAAVLVRGGAIVGQYQSLMHSGVRIPAFIEQLTGISNAMLRGAPPAEQVMREVADFTRGCPLVAHNASFDRGFWLAERERAGCPVTLPVPGEPAPVTNPAADFACTVLLSRRLYPDAPNHRLGSLARWHHLPDQGRAHRALADALTTAHLLLRIQQDVSDRFSAELADQPVDHGLLAALQRASKDQLPRCVTRHLRSRGAATALRR from the coding sequence ATGAGCGCGCCGCGGCCCCCCGGCACTCCGGACCAGGCACCGGGCAGCAGCCCGGGCGCCGAGACCATCGCGGTGATCGACTTCGAGACCACCGGGATGACGCCCGCCCAGGGCGCACGCGCCACCGAGATCGCCGCCGTGCTGGTGCGCGGCGGCGCCATCGTCGGCCAGTACCAGAGCCTGATGCACAGCGGGGTGCGCATTCCCGCCTTCATCGAGCAGCTCACCGGCATCAGCAATGCGATGCTGCGCGGCGCGCCGCCGGCCGAGCAGGTGATGCGCGAGGTGGCCGACTTCACCCGCGGCTGCCCGCTGGTGGCGCACAACGCCAGCTTCGACCGCGGCTTCTGGCTGGCCGAGCGCGAGCGCGCCGGCTGCCCGGTCACCCTGCCGGTGCCGGGCGAGCCCGCGCCCGTCACCAACCCGGCCGCCGACTTCGCCTGCACCGTGCTGCTGTCACGCCGCCTCTACCCCGACGCGCCCAACCACCGCCTCGGCAGCCTGGCGCGCTGGCACCACCTGCCCGACCAGGGCCGCGCCCACCGCGCCCTGGCCGACGCGCTCACCACCGCGCACCTGTTGCTGCGCATCCAGCAGGATGTGAGTGACCGCTTTTCCGCCGAGCTGGCGGACCAGCCGGTCGACCACGGGCTGCTGGCCGCCCTGCAGCGCGCCAGCAAGGACCAGCTCCCGCGCTGCGTGACCAGGCACCTGCGCAGCCGGGGCGCGGCAACGGCGCTGCGCCGGTGA
- a CDS encoding dienelactone hydrolase family protein has protein sequence MNTMGSMITFQRPDGQSVQGYLAEAAGSSGGPAVVVIQEWWGLNDQIRGVADRLARAGYTALVPDLYRGQSTVEAEEAHHLMTGLDFGAAASQDIRGAVQALKARSAGKVGVTGFCMGGALTVLSLTMVPEADAGVIWYGYPPIEYVDASKITAPVMAHWGEQDSVFAIAGVDALEEKLRAAGVAYTGHRYLAHHAFANENAQGPRRYPFTQYDAAWAQAAWDRTLRFFGQQLG, from the coding sequence ATGAACACGATGGGCAGCATGATCACCTTCCAACGCCCCGACGGGCAGAGCGTGCAGGGCTACCTCGCAGAAGCAGCCGGCAGCAGCGGCGGCCCGGCGGTGGTGGTGATCCAGGAGTGGTGGGGCCTGAACGACCAGATCCGCGGCGTGGCCGACCGCCTGGCCCGCGCCGGCTACACCGCGCTGGTGCCGGACCTCTACCGCGGCCAGTCCACCGTGGAGGCCGAGGAGGCGCACCACCTGATGACCGGGCTGGACTTCGGCGCCGCCGCCTCGCAGGACATCCGCGGCGCGGTGCAAGCACTCAAGGCGCGCAGCGCCGGCAAGGTGGGCGTGACCGGCTTCTGCATGGGCGGCGCGCTGACCGTGCTGTCGCTGACGATGGTGCCCGAGGCCGATGCCGGCGTGATCTGGTACGGCTACCCGCCGATCGAGTACGTCGACGCCAGCAAGATCACCGCGCCGGTCATGGCGCACTGGGGCGAGCAGGACAGCGTCTTCGCGATCGCCGGCGTGGATGCCCTGGAGGAGAAGCTGCGTGCCGCTGGCGTGGCCTACACCGGCCACCGCTACCTGGCGCACCACGCCTTTGCCAACGAGAACGCCCAGGGCCCGCGCCGCTACCCATTCACCCAGTACGACGCCGCCTGGGCGCAGGCGGCCTGGGACCGCACGCTGCGCTTCTTCGGCCAGCAGCTGGGCTGA
- a CDS encoding superoxide dismutase family protein, whose protein sequence is MRPAALLLPLVIATVALTGCTAMHRHGDHEGHGHHDHAHHGGSPAAHAKLEATRGHSVSGMVMFHQEEGGVFMHARLSGLTPGQEHGFHIHEKGDCSSGDGLSAGGHFNPAGKPHGPQDAEHHAGDLPALKADANGKADLRVKLPGLGIGSGVADIVGRGLIVHAQPDDYRTQPTGNSGARVACAVIARMD, encoded by the coding sequence ATGCGCCCAGCTGCCCTGCTGCTGCCCCTCGTCATTGCCACCGTGGCCCTCACCGGCTGCACGGCGATGCACCGCCATGGTGACCACGAGGGACACGGCCACCACGACCATGCCCACCACGGCGGCAGCCCGGCGGCGCATGCCAAGCTGGAAGCCACCCGCGGCCACAGCGTCAGCGGCATGGTGATGTTCCACCAGGAGGAGGGCGGCGTGTTCATGCACGCGCGCCTCAGCGGCCTGACGCCAGGCCAGGAGCACGGCTTCCACATCCATGAGAAGGGCGATTGCTCCAGCGGCGACGGCCTCAGCGCCGGCGGCCACTTCAACCCCGCCGGCAAGCCGCACGGCCCGCAGGATGCCGAGCACCACGCCGGGGACCTGCCCGCGCTGAAGGCGGACGCCAATGGCAAGGCCGACCTGCGCGTCAAGCTGCCCGGCCTGGGCATCGGCAGCGGCGTGGCGGACATCGTCGGCCGTGGCCTGATCGTGCATGCCCAGCCGGACGACTACCGGACCCAGCCGACCGGCAACTCCGGCGCGCGCGTGGCCTGCGCGGTGATCGCCAGGATGGACTGA
- a CDS encoding Gfo/Idh/MocA family protein, which produces MDRTLRWGLIGCGDVTEVKSGPALQRAEGSQLVAVASRHPERAADWARRHGVPRWHASVDELLAAPDIDAVYIATHPDSHCGLTLRAAAAGKAVLVEKPMALDPAECLRMVEACRAASVPLWVAYYRRALPRFLAIRQALAGEALGALRAVVVRQFRPLPSTERQASQAHRWRVDAARSGGGLFFEAACHGLDALDWLLGPLEQVQGLAANQAGAWAPEDIVAGTWRHAGSDEGGEGDPYRGTGRGVVGSVLWCHAAGIEEESTEIVGSRGRLRWSVNRCSPIELTVDGRTQLLPIPDPPHVHQPLVQAIVHEWNGLGRCPSTGESALRTARVMAQLLAGLPA; this is translated from the coding sequence ATGGACCGCACCCTGCGCTGGGGCCTGATCGGCTGCGGCGACGTCACCGAAGTCAAGAGCGGCCCGGCGCTGCAGCGCGCCGAGGGCTCGCAGCTCGTCGCGGTGGCCAGCCGCCACCCCGAACGCGCCGCCGACTGGGCCCGGCGCCACGGCGTGCCGCGCTGGCACGCCAGCGTCGATGAGTTGCTGGCCGCGCCGGACATCGACGCCGTCTACATCGCCACCCACCCGGACAGCCACTGCGGGCTGACGCTGCGCGCCGCGGCCGCCGGCAAGGCCGTGCTGGTCGAAAAGCCGATGGCGCTGGACCCCGCCGAGTGCCTGCGCATGGTGGAAGCCTGCCGCGCCGCCAGCGTGCCGCTCTGGGTGGCCTACTACCGCCGTGCGCTGCCGCGCTTCCTGGCGATCCGCCAGGCGCTGGCCGGCGAGGCGCTGGGCGCGCTGCGCGCCGTCGTGGTGCGGCAGTTCCGGCCGCTGCCCAGCACCGAGCGCCAGGCGAGCCAGGCGCACCGCTGGCGCGTCGATGCGGCCCGCTCGGGTGGCGGGCTGTTCTTCGAGGCCGCCTGCCACGGCCTGGATGCGCTGGACTGGCTGCTCGGCCCGCTGGAGCAGGTGCAGGGCCTGGCCGCCAACCAGGCCGGCGCCTGGGCGCCGGAAGACATCGTGGCCGGCACCTGGCGCCATGCCGGCAGCGACGAAGGCGGCGAAGGCGACCCCTACCGCGGCACCGGCCGCGGCGTGGTCGGCAGTGTGCTGTGGTGCCACGCCGCCGGCATCGAGGAGGAATCCACCGAGATCGTCGGCAGCCGCGGGCGCCTGCGCTGGTCGGTCAACCGCTGCTCGCCGATCGAGCTGACCGTCGACGGCCGGACCCAGCTGCTGCCGATCCCCGACCCGCCGCATGTGCACCAGCCGCTGGTGCAGGCCATCGTGCACGAGTGGAACGGCCTGGGCCGCTGCCCCAGCACGGGCGAGAGTGCGCTGCGCACCGCACGGGTGATGGCGCAGCTGCTGGCGGGCCTGCCGGCCTGA
- a CDS encoding GGDEF domain-containing protein, which yields MEHPLIEAALAARHAPIPPTLRSRFHAFHRAHNLRFLLVINLLGQAAYFSYALADLLAVPDIAALSLATRTAFLLLTLPVVLLLFRRARSMRLLDMLLPALITLAALIWFELLTHSRSPNVATYQYASVIFIVLANLGVRVHYAPALFWSLAISAATGQGVVRLAGGFNEATLVFSLVYLPVLFFSLFISWTATHHGRRSFLLAQLDELTLQELLHANGRLRTLADTDALTGLPNRRQFDAEAERAWYHARQRGHSLALLMIDIDHFKPYNDHYGHPAGDACLRRVAGLLASHMREGEYLAGRWGGEEFAVLLTPAGPELAATVAQRLVDAVAQLAIPHGHRPDGSDVVTFSIGGALSSEPGVASLAMLVERSDARLYQAKRSGRGRAVMG from the coding sequence ATGGAACACCCGCTCATCGAAGCGGCCCTCGCGGCCCGCCACGCGCCCATCCCGCCGACGCTGCGCAGCCGCTTCCACGCCTTCCACCGCGCGCACAACCTGCGCTTCCTGCTGGTGATCAACCTGCTGGGGCAGGCCGCGTACTTCTCCTACGCGCTGGCCGACCTGCTGGCGGTGCCCGACATCGCGGCGCTCTCGCTGGCCACCCGCACGGCCTTCCTGCTCCTGACGCTGCCCGTCGTGCTGCTGCTGTTTCGCCGCGCCCGCTCGATGCGGCTGCTGGACATGCTGCTGCCGGCGCTGATCACCCTGGCCGCGCTGATCTGGTTCGAGCTGCTCACGCACAGCCGCTCACCCAACGTGGCCACCTACCAGTACGCCTCGGTGATCTTCATCGTGCTGGCCAACCTCGGCGTGCGGGTCCACTACGCCCCTGCGCTGTTCTGGTCGCTGGCGATCTCCGCGGCCACGGGCCAGGGCGTGGTGCGGCTGGCCGGCGGATTCAACGAGGCCACGCTGGTGTTCTCGCTGGTCTACCTGCCGGTGCTGTTCTTCAGCCTCTTCATCAGCTGGACGGCCACGCACCACGGCCGGCGCAGCTTCCTGCTCGCGCAGCTCGACGAGCTGACCCTCCAGGAGCTGCTGCACGCCAACGGCCGCCTGCGCACCCTGGCCGATACCGACGCCCTCACCGGCCTGCCCAACCGCCGCCAGTTCGACGCCGAGGCCGAGCGCGCCTGGTACCACGCCCGGCAGCGCGGCCACTCCCTGGCGCTGCTGATGATCGACATCGACCACTTCAAGCCCTACAACGACCACTACGGCCACCCGGCCGGCGACGCCTGCCTGCGGCGCGTGGCCGGCTTGCTGGCCAGCCACATGCGCGAGGGCGAATACCTGGCCGGCCGCTGGGGCGGCGAGGAGTTTGCCGTGCTGCTCACCCCGGCCGGCCCGGAGTTGGCCGCCACCGTCGCACAGCGCCTGGTGGACGCGGTGGCACAGCTGGCCATCCCCCACGGGCACCGCCCCGACGGCAGCGACGTGGTCACCTTCAGCATCGGCGGCGCCCTGTCCAGCGAGCCCGGGGTGGCCTCGCTGGCCATGCTGGTCGAGCGCAGCGACGCCCGGCTCTACCAGGCCAAGCGCAGCGGGCGCGGCCGGGCGGTGATGGGCTGA
- a CDS encoding methyltransferase family protein, with product MVPTALAFIAGTAALLWVSRHALRNPRAHGFYRFFAWECILGLVLLNFPVWERDPFAPHQLASWVLLLVSPALAIQAVRQLKHQGRPDATRSDAELFGFERTSRLVTSGLFRYIRHPMYAALIYLAWGAYLKDAAAPLGIALVGAATVLLLLTALRDEAECRAHFGAAYDAYMKTSKRFVPFVF from the coding sequence ATGGTCCCCACCGCCCTCGCCTTCATCGCCGGCACCGCCGCCCTGCTCTGGGTGTCCCGGCACGCCCTGCGCAATCCGCGTGCGCACGGCTTCTACCGCTTCTTCGCCTGGGAATGCATCCTGGGCCTGGTGCTGCTGAACTTCCCCGTCTGGGAGCGCGACCCCTTCGCGCCGCACCAGCTCGCCTCCTGGGTGCTGCTGCTGGTGTCGCCCGCGCTCGCCATCCAGGCCGTGCGCCAGCTCAAGCATCAGGGCCGCCCGGATGCCACGCGCAGCGACGCCGAGCTGTTCGGCTTCGAGCGCACCTCCCGGCTCGTCACCAGCGGCCTGTTCCGCTACATCCGCCACCCGATGTACGCGGCGCTGATCTACCTGGCCTGGGGCGCCTACCTGAAGGACGCCGCCGCGCCGCTGGGCATCGCCCTGGTGGGCGCGGCCACCGTGCTGCTGCTGCTCACCGCCCTGCGCGACGAGGCCGAGTGCCGCGCCCACTTCGGCGCGGCTTACGATGCGTACATGAAGACCAGCAAGCGCTTCGTGCCCTTCGTGTTCTGA